The Amphiura filiformis chromosome 1, Afil_fr2py, whole genome shotgun sequence nucleotide sequence ATTGTGTGCTTCTTCTAGTCTGGGATTTCCCACCCGACAAAAATTCCTAGCAAACGGTGCTGCTTTGGTAGAAACTATATTTCCCATATTATATCTAGTTGgtagcttaggaaccggggggctaGAATACTCTTCACCCTCGCCCCCCCtaataatttcaggtgaagtgaaaaaatgtcattaaaatccaGGAAACtaggtatttttggcaaaatgttctGACCTAAAGAATGGGTCATCAACAAATTCCATTTTGTGAGCCCCCCCCCCTGCTAAAAATCTGGGTACAATGGTGAAAACGTCTTTACCAGCCATGGAATGATGAAGGACTTCTTCCTGAGCCAGTTTACAATTTTCACATCCTAGTGAGAATGCATGATGAATCGCAGTTTGTTTTGTATAGCACCCGGCCTCATCAGCAGAATTCCCTGAAGAAGTCTCGGGTGATATTGGCCATGTCATGGTCCGTCTCTAAACAGCGGAGCTAAATTattatgtttataaattaatttagGTATATTTTATAGCCGGTAGAGACACACTTTTGAAGTTATTTACCCGATCAGGATTTATCCACACACATACATTGTACCACACATGACACGGGCATGAACGTATTTCTTCCACTGGTTCATCACATATAAACAAACTTTGAAGTATTACCGCAAGAGAGCCAAACACCACGGGAACAGCATAAAATGAGGTCACAATAATGCAAATGAAATTGATTACTATCGGGAAAATGGTAAGGCCCCGCCTACACAAATGCTGCATCACAATTGGTTAATTTATATGAAAAGCATTACATCATGCTATTCTTAGTAGGCCAAAAATCCGACATTCTTGCCATAGGGGCCTGTGTTAAGCATTTTGACCGCAATCGAATGTCAGTAGTTCACTTGGGTATCAagctaacagagggcgtacggtgactgaatagatcaggaaaatctatcaattgtgcacacaatcggagtttttaaaaatgcaaaggtaattctgaatatgcacaatggcaagtggactacggagaagtctagtctgAGGGGAGAACATATATGCACATGAAAATGCAGATTTTTTGGAGCCCACACTGTCACTGcactttttaattaaattttttttgatttcAGAATCTTCAAATATTATAGGCTAAAAGTGTTAAAATCCTAAAGTGCACTTTCTAAACTGTAGTTCAAATACTATTTGGCACATTTTCGGCCTGTCATTAtcgcaaaataacaagaaaaacatTCCCAACACGTAACATGGAAGTGAAGACAAGCAAGATGGTGACTTTTGGTGAAATTCGAACGTGGTGATGATTTTCTATGGATAGAAAATCATCCGAACGACATGGAAACTTGTGAATTTGTTTTAATCAATcatgaaatattataaatctcAATTTAATATGGAATCAATCCATACCAAATACCCGTACAGTTGAATAGATACCATAGTTGGCATGTTTTAAGTACCGTATTCTAACATTATTAAGCTTTCTTCTCAGGTCTTATTTTACATACATCAaatgtatggagccggtatataaaccatcagtaaggattgtgaaaagccgtaactcacacatacgatgggtgtaggTCTTATTGCCGACCAAAGGTTTTTGGGAAATTCCTGGATTTTTCAATATGTATCGACGCTCTAGCCTGCATACAGAGGGAAGAAGGCACTGTTGCACATACCCATTTCTAATGTCTGTCCTCGCAAAATACCAGTTGGTTGTactgtacagggcctttcagttcctgCTGATTTTCTGAATTTCTCTGCCGCAAAGAAAAGACCAATTTGCATAGTCCAGAAGGCGAATTCAATTTGTCATCAAACCACATCATATACATGTAAtaatcttgtcaaagattgactttcttCAAACAAAAATGGGCAGGCAACATTTAATACATCaattgtaaaacaaaacaaaacagcatacaTTGTAGTCTCATGATAGAGCCCCAGGATAGAACAGCTTTTCTAACTGCTATTAAATGTGCAATTCGCTCAtcacaaaaaaaatattatttgagtcaagtgaagtatagacaacatacttGTAGACCCTCAAGACCtgtcttttcttttcattttctacgtaaaatatgcattgtatttgggccaatttggctgacaaGCAAATGTGTTTTAACACATTTGCTCGTCAGCCAAttgctttaatttgctttttcttttgtaattattgGGAGTCTattccctgataagaaatcaaactatTGGAATTGTTTCATGGATTGTTTCACCAAGAggtttaaatttattttatgacatgttttgtgatttcccccattgaaaACTCAGTTAGTAAACATATTCCTTGCCTTTCTTTCAGGCAGGTTGGTAGCgcctggggcaagaaacaaaattggcgcccctaccccccacccGGGAATATCTTAGACGTgggggtgtgggaatggcatcggcattatgatattgaaataaattgcaatcaatttaaaagggcatttcgtgatccacagcctcatcccccacttttttcaaaaaaagttgagatttttatatcactggaaacctctggctacataatgtttatgtacaaaatatttcttgcagattaattcgtttagcaaagatatcatgaaatttgaatttcgttctggtgcaccagaacgaaattacaacgtattgtctatggagcagtgtaatacacataatcatgcataactcgcaaacgcaatatcgaaatcaactgaaattttgggaatatgcttttttcgtggatatgtactgaaaaatgacataaaaagaggatgctagaatcacgaaatactcctttaagtgagaCCAGTTTGGCGCCCCTAGTGGTAGCGTCCGGGGCAtgttcccccccccccgccccctacTTACGCCACTGCTTTCAGGTAAAGTAATTGCGATAGCAGATAATTTCTTATTTGTTGCTTTCTTTTCTAAAGATATTGAAAATGAAGTCATGGTTGTGATACCACGACTGGAGTGACAATTTCTTGAATGCTTTCTTTTCTAACGGTATTGGTTGTGATACCAGAGTGACAATTTCTATATTTGTTGCCTAAGTTGCGATACCAGGTTTGAAAATTTCTTACatttattgttttcttttagGTAAAGTTATGGTTGCGATACCAGGAGTGAAAATTTCAGAGTGGTTGCCACTGACGAGAATTTTGGTTGATGGAGGAAACTATGTGGGATTTTTCAAGTAGGTATCAAAGTAGAGTATGTAATATAATAATGTAATATTCAttttaggggtgtgattttcggttaattttgtgcccgggtacccggcgcatttttcgggcgggtaaccgggtacccgaaattgcaaaaaaataaaaatgacaattttttttttttttttttttcaatttcgggtaataggattctcgggcgggacttgaattcccgggactcactcacacccttaattCATTTATAAGCTCATAAATATGTGTGGTCACActtcatcataattatttaagagaaaagaaaatgattcatgCCATCTATAGTACAGATTTAGGCTTGGGCATCGTCAGTCTTTCGTATATCGCGGCCAAAAGCATATATCAGGATATCGCCATCTGATGATATTTTTATCCATACATGCCTGCATGCCATATCAGAAGTTCACTGGTATACAGGTGCAAAACGGCCCGGCAAACAGTGAAGCAACAAgtatacaaataaacaagtaaCAAAACATACTTATTCAATCCACTGCCATCGTTCAAAATAGCTTCTTTATATCCAAAACGTTATTAAAACCAGTATGAATCCATTTGCCGCCATTATAGTGCATAATACATGTAACATTAATATTATATATTGCTAGTCAGTttaaaaaagagtagggtgtttaccCTGGCTTAACATTGCTACATGGGTACTATTCTGCTTTTAAAGTAtcacaaaatgtaaataaatagttttcatttggggaaaaatgaaaaatgtagaaaatatgaaaataaacaaatataatatgtataatttggtataaaatcaTTTCTTTTGTAAACTACAGATCTGATGGGACCTTTAAGGTCAGCGGGATACCCTCCGGCTCGTATGTCGTGGATATCGCAAACCCTACCTACGTCTTTGAACCAGCCCGAGTTGACATCACAACCAAGGGCAAGATGCGTGCCAGGAAGGTGAACAATGTACAGAGCACATCGGTTGCTACTATACCGTATCCACTACGATTCAAAACCAAACTAAAGGCAGGGTATTTTCAACAGAGAGAAGAATTTCATGTCACAGATATGTTTAAGAATCCAATGGTAAGTTACTATACATCAATTAGTTACAAGTTTGTCATATCACGAGAAACCATGATTTATGAACAGGAATTATGCGATTCTTGCATAACTCTTTAGATTTAATATTAGGCCAAGAAAATGTATATAATGTTAAGATAACTTTTATGTGGGGCTAatttactgttcaaataaaacacTCTTTTAATTCCACGCCCTTTCGGCTGGCCAATATGTGTGACTTACAAGCTGTTTGGTGtaagtttttttttggttttggagtgtccctggacctagaggtAAATGCTAGGAatattcatggttgacctacaaacaAAAAAATTGCTTGTGTTTTATTGCAaagtccagggacactccaaaaccaaaaaaaattagaacaaaaattgaaaaaaaaagaagattttttgttgcaatttaGGGTACCCaattacccgcccgaaaaatgtgtcgggtacccgggtacacaattacccgaaaatgcctgcATAAGTATGGTGCAGAGTACATGCAGGTGCACCCCAATGGTTGTTATGCATAAGTTGTCATAGTGTTAACACTCCGCTCTGTGCTGTAACTTAAGTATGTAAAGCTCTGTAGATAATCTGGGCCTATTAAAATCACATGTAGTAATGGTGTATGCAGCTTTGATTTAAAGGTCATACAGGGTGTTTAGAGgtcattttgacaaaaaatacTGGTTGTCATCAGATTACATACACCAATCATCAGATTTGGTCAAGCAGAGCTGATCCCAGAATTCAGCAGGAACATAATACTTATAGATGAagaattttgttaaattttcttcTTGTTCTCTGTGTCTGTGTATTGCGTTTCAGGTATTAATGATGGTAGTGCCTTTAATCTTCATTGTCATCATGCCCAAACTAATAAATACTCAAGATCCAGAAATACAAAAggtgagtagccgtaagcaccaCTAATaagtttgatctttggatcgaccatcgatTCTGCTTTGAtatttgttattaatgaactgacAATTGATTAATCAGAAtttatgctaaatttatattggtcaatatgaATACAGGAAAAGATTCATGTGTTATCATAATTAACAATAGTCCatttattgatttcataaataataaggattgaccaagcatcgattcaatcaaaagatcaaactaatttgtttccatTGTCGAGGTAGgaccaaaatgtgtttttgaacTGAACCTGTGACATTGGCATTTGAGCATGGATCATGGCTGTACCGGCAATTGGGCCTGGTTTCTATTGTTGGCGCAATAGAACATTTATTCTGCAAGGGCCCAGGCATTCAACTAGTGAGCCATTCCTTTCTTGTCATGTTGTGGCAGTActggtcatatacatgtatactgagCGTAAAATACACTTTATTTTGTAGTGCCTAGGCATGTAATTTTTGGTAGATGTGGGAGTTAAAATTTTTTTAACCGTAGAGTAATCGCCTGGCACTCACTTGCTGCAAGGCTTGACAGCATGACTGCCTaaaccagcaaacacacaaaagaTGTTAATTGTTAAAACATTATCATGTTATAAtcgtgttttggttttggtcacaatgtgtaaaaacatttaaatgtcaggatataaaggtcatgaaaaggttattaaaatattttatatggaaaaaaatgttttctaaatgaTATCATGGTTATTtttttgagcaaacattttttcaaacaaatttttgcagcaagttttcaatatATTACAATGTTTTTAAGATGTTTTATAACCCGAGATTTACATGTTTTCtccatgttttgtgtttgctgggtttatatttttatatttgtcaaaaattttTATATCAGCAAATAAATCCCATGTTTCCTGTGCACAAAAGTAAActctatatttaagaaataaagggtaatgcattatcctttacaagaaaataatgtgtcgaggcagtaaaagcgtaaataatgggtgaggcgcagccgaacccattatttaaacatttttactgccgaggacacattatttgcgtgtaaaggataatgctgcacccttaatttctattctattaccagaaaatagtgcgatttagagagaaaatatcacattttttgcccaaacatTTCaggttgtttacctcaaggtggagcgccttgGATCGttctttgctgtgcgctgtgatgcgagaagaacataaagtttgttgccctggtcactttattgctaattaatggtctttcatgtgacgcgtttcaacaaatcacagcgcgcgattttgaataatggatcGTGGGGTTAATagaatattaaatatatattttttggtttTCCTTCTTGCTACAGGAGATGCAGTCTATGAATATGCTGAATCAGAAACAAGATTTACCAGACTTATCAGAAATGGCAGCTAACTTCTTTGGTGGTGGAGGCAGTACCACTgtgaagaagaaagaaaggatCGTTGGAAAGAGTAGGAAGAAGTAGACCATTGCAGTATTATGTCAAACTTGGAAAGTTCAGTGTCTGAACATAATATAGGCCAATTAGGAAGTTGATCTTTGTTGTGCTCAAAATACGAAAGAGGGTTTTGAGGGTGAGGGAGACTTGCTCCTAAATTAGCCCAAAAATATTTGTTAATGGAAAGAGTTCATATGTGGGTTACTTTTTATCAAGTCTGTTCAAATTAGCCCTTATAAACAAAAAAAGTACTTTGAACCCTAGGTCTATGAGTAGGATTTGATCTTTTTCCAGAGAAGTCAATATTTTAGGGCTAAATTATAATCTTGTGTtgccaaaatattgtttttcttgTTCTGTTGGCTTTAAATATGTGTCACATGCTACACATTACCATGGAGCTTTTTCTTTGGAACCTGCTGTACTGCTAATCCATCATTTGCACTCAGGCAGGTGCAAAGAATCCATGTGCTTCATCAGGTGGGCAAGCTACAAGCATGACGATTTCTGGACTTTGTCTTGTATCAGGTTTGAAGCCTGGATTGGATTGATTTCTGATCCTACCTAGTAGTTCTGTAAGTTTACTCTCCTGATTGGTGTATATCAGTTTTAGTTTCTGAACTTCCTCGCTTGTTTCCTTAACTTATTATCACTGTAGAATTTTAAATGTGTTCCTGTTGATCTAAGGTGTGCACAACATCTAGCTCTTGTGGGCCAAATCTAGCCACCAGACAATCCATTTATTGGGTGATCATTTTAGAATGTCCAATAATATGGACATCACTGTTTGTAGCCACTTCGTAAACATTTCTTCCACCAGTCTTGTATGAAGTATAATTGTGAAAATTTGTGAAAACAATACTTACAAATTCCAAACTTTTATTGGGGGTATTTGTAACAGAAAAATGTGGTCTGTTTGTCTGAGGCTGGAACTGGTCTGCAAAGAGTATGACCTGTGTGCACCCTTGTACATGTAGTAGAATTTTGttcacctatttatttatttattatttatttgtaagcATCAAAGCTTTAAAAAAGCAAATCCAAAAGAAATACCTTTTTATCTGCAGATACTTCCAGGAATTATAATAGAGTATGCAAGTAAGAACAGATTTTGCTAACTGTATGTTCATATGAGTCAATTTCAAAGAGGCTAGCCTATGAGGGTCTGGACTCAGCCATGTACCCAGCaaacctacagggtgtccccccaaaaaaagaggccccacattgtaccctctttttctcctatttctgaaaagttgatcaaatatattttggtatataaagaaaccttaaatcgttagctttaataaaccaaaacaattatttcaatcggctcataacctttgaagatatgtccttttaaagaaatgtatccgtttttcactctgtccacggaggaggtttggctacttcaaagattgaaaagtgcatataccatgcatgaatataaaacattcctcgatgataactttataaaataacaacttcattttagggaatgggctttacaggtgggcctatgggttatggattttgttaagtgtcattaatttgagcgaaattgatgtgggatgggacttcttttgctatacttgcaattacttatgtttttctcgtttcttgctttctttttattgacaacataagtcatttctctttttggaataaaaggtagccctgaaaagggctgtttagtttgtctttggttcttttgaagtgagtttactgtgctgctctgccctctacctggttgcctccatgacgaatacaggtttcagccctagttctcattgcattaattgcgcttgcgtaccatccttgtgcgcctgaatgcagcagaaatacggggttgcgaagatgtttgaagctagctggtgatcctcgcttatagtgaatgctttcccaagcctaatgctattatctatccatgtcattaaccgtgtgtttcgtttaaatctttgatgtagccaaacctcatccgtggacagagtgaaaacgggtacatttcttaaagagggcatatcttcaaaaattgtgagccgattgaaagaattgttttggtttattaaagctaacgatttaaggtttctttacataccaaaatatatttgatcaacttttcagaaataggagaaaaagagggcgcaatgtgaggcctctttttttttgggacaccctgtatttatagTGGGTGCTTGTTTGTGATATGCCTATTATGTGTAATGCACCAATTACCATTTGATTCTGGGCCTTGGCCAAAAAATCCGATAGGTACAGTATTTTGGCCCCTATGTGTTGTAATCCAATATGGCCAACTTCCAATACATTATGCCTGGGACTAACAGAGTTCAGACTTGCCGTGTCTAGCCTATGGTCAATTATTTGACCATTGGACAATGCAGATACCGTAAAGAATCGCCTAATGGTGCACttatgggctcctttgccttgggggtaAATCCATGTCCAAATAGAGATAGAGAGTGCCCTCCTCTAAAATCCAAAATccaagaattaaggttctgtgcccttattttgctggtgggaatattacgggagggcacttttaggttgtgcctaaaattccacttaagtCAGTGgagcccatagcaccattaggcaaatctttatggTAATGTCACTGCATTGAGAAAGTAAACAACACTATCAAATGAATTTGTACTAAAAATAATTGAATACCAAATTACTTGTGTATTTGCTGGAAAGATGATTTAGAAAGCTTTACTTGCAGAATGTAATTAATTTATTGTATAAAACAATGTAACAAGTGACTTTCTTACATTGTTATTTATATGCATTCAAATACAGGGTCAACTGCTGTTATTTATCActacatttttttcagaatatTATTCTGCATGATTTGCTATACCCATTATGTTAGACATGATGGGGTTTTAGGTTATAaattataaacacatcaaaagaaataagtccccctctcaaaattacgtcataacatCGTAGAATAAAACTTTGTACCGATAAAACTAActgagaaataattatatgactctttactaagtgttgtgtgaaaatgaaagatgtcaatgacttcatggctgaatgagcccaaattaaagacaaaaactgcccgttACAAAattcacaaagtaggcctatgcttgttaactgcaaggtgtattggGACAAAGAATGAGACTGACCATCTTACCACTCACTGTGCTGAGCTCtatggggatttgcatggctgaatgatcaagaatgttcacttggtgaggattttactGCACTCAACCACAGGCTACATGGGTTTTGCCCCGGGTTTTGCATTAgtgacaagccatgaatcaacttttgtgacatttgaaaagggcagtttttgtcttcaacatGGGCTCATTCAaccctgaagtcatggacatctttcattttcacacaacatttAGTAAACAGtcgtataattatttcaaagttagttttattggtacaaaacaaaaCCTTACAATGCTATGACGAAATATTGGGACTTATTTTTGTTGATGTGTTTAATTACAATGAATGCGAATTGTTTGAGTAATGAATAATGACGGTGTTAATCAAACAATGTTCGAGAGCGCCAAAGAAATGTCTACTCTACTACGGGTCAAGTTGGGTAAGATgcaatattaatataaaatatattaatattatattaatattctatacaataatattatttattataataatattaataatgttattTCTTTTATATGAATCTGCACATGTTAAATTCATTTCTACATGTATTTTACTTAGAAAACGCacaataatattttgcagtaaacctttgacgagagcgtattTAAGTGTACATC carries:
- the LOC140139068 gene encoding endoplasmic reticulum membrane protein complex subunit 7-like, coding for MWPKSSYCGSSVVSSHCINIVCALAIISCSFLHTLVAEEVGEETKHNETFSIEGKVMVAIPGVKISEWLPLTRILVDGGNYVGFFKSDGTFKVSGIPSGSYVVDIANPTYVFEPARVDITTKGKMRARKVNNVQSTSVATIPYPLRFKTKLKAGYFQQREEFHVTDMFKNPMVLMMVVPLIFIVIMPKLINTQDPEIQKEMQSMNMLNQKQDLPDLSEMAANFFGGGGSTTVKKKERIVGKSRKK